CACCTTCACCCTCGCCTTCGCCTTCGCCCTCGCCTTCGCCTTCGCCTTCGCCCTCGCCTTCACCCTCGCCCTCGCCACCCATATCGCTCAGTATCTGGATGGCCTGGGCGTCGACCGTTCCATCCACGGAGAGCAGGCCGAGAACCGAGATCATCTGCCCGACCATCAGGTCCGCTTCCGATCCCGTCGGCACCACGGGGTCGTCCGTCGGAAGCGCCACGGTCGTCTCATCGGTGTAGAAGACTTCGAGGCTGCCATCCTCCAACTGCATGAGCATCGCGTTGCTGTCGGTGTCCAGCGCCAGGATTGTGCCCAGGAATGTGACAAGCGCGTCGGAAATCGAGATATCAACACCCAACTGCGGGGTGAGCACAAAACCGCCGTTGCCCAGCTGGCGCAACGCGATGCCGCCGAGGTCGAGGACGATCAGACTCGTCTGCCCGCCCGGTATCTCAAATGTTTGTGAAACGAACAGGCGGCCATTCGCCGTGAGCTGCACGTCGGTAATGACCGTTTCCGGATCGCTCTTCAGCACGAGGCGCGGATTCTCTATGCTCAGACGAATCTTGGTGTACTCGCCGGCGGGAATCTCCATTTCCGAAAGGATTTCGGAAACTTCCAGCAGGTTGAGCAGATCGAGTTCCAAGCTTCCGGAGAATACGGTAATCTGCGCGCCCTTACCCTTCAACTCACCCTCGCCCTCACCCTCGCCCTCGCCTTCACCCTCACCCTCGCCCTCGCCTTCGCCTTCACCCTCTCCCTCGCCTTCACCCTCTCCCTCTCCTTCACCTTCGCCTTCACCCTCACCCTCGCCCTCGCCTTCGCCTTCACCCTCTCCTTCACCTTCACCTTCACCCTCACCTTCGCCTTCGCCTTCACCCTCACCCTCACCCTCGCCTTCACCCTCGGCGGGCAACATCCCGGAATAATCGAGCACGATTTCCGTTACGGTGATCTCCAGACGCTCGATCTCGCTGATATCCACGGGACCGCCGCCCTGTTTCACGATTTCACCCACGGTCAACAGGGTAAACGCCTTTGCCGTCAATTCACCCTCGCCTTCGCCTTCACCCTCACCCTCACCCTCACCCTCACCCTCACCCTCACCTTCACCTTCGCCTTCGCCTTCGCCTTCGCCCTCACCT
The window above is part of the Candidatus Hydrogenedentota bacterium genome. Proteins encoded here:
- a CDS encoding DUF4382 domain-containing protein; translation: MSRILTAVSALAVLAALSIQTGCPRPTPAGSTKAITLFTVGDGAKQGGGGVPLGDIERFELTITEISLDYAGNSGEGGGDADFEGEKITVFSGELEVDLLNLIDVSEILSETEIPAGRYTKIRMSIANPRLVLASDPETVITDVQLTANNRLFVSKTFDLPADQSNLIILNLGGIHLVRLGNGGFVLTPQLDVDISVSDAAATLMGTISTLDTEANQMNVALEEGSIDVLYTDETTIGLPGDPLDAPTGMESDLMVGLTVSIMGLLSVDGSLHADAILIMPPSAGEGEGEGEGEGEGEGEGEGEGEGEGEGEGEGEGEGEGEGEGEGEGEGEGEGEGEGEGEGEGELTAKAFTLLTVGEIVKQGGGPVDISEIERLEITVTEIVLDYSGMLPAEGEGEGEGEGEGEGEGEGEGEGEGEGEGEGEGEGEGEGEGEGEGEGEGEGEGEGEGEGEGEGEGEGEGEGEGELKGKGAQITVFSGSLELDLLNLLEVSEILSEMEIPAGEYTKIRLSIENPRLVLKSDPETVITDVQLTANGRLFVSQTFEIPGGQTSLIVLDLGGIALRQLGNGGFVLTPQLGVDISISDALVTFLGTILALDTDSNAMLMQLEDGSLEVFYTDETTVALPTDDPVVPTGSEADLMVGQMISVLGLLSVDGTVDAQAIQILSDMGGEGEGEGEGEGEGEGEGEGEGEGEG